Genomic DNA from Niabella ginsenosidivorans:
ATATGCCTGTTCAGACAACTTATCCCGGAGTATATATTGAAGAAATACCCAGCGGCGTGCGCACGATTACCGGTGTGGCTACTTCAATAACTGCGTTTATTGGCAGGGCCTTAAAGGGCCCGGTAAATGTGCCTGTGACCATTAATAATTTCAGTGATTTTACCCGGCAGTTTGGCGGCCTTTGGGTAGATAGTACCATGAGTTATGCTGTTCAGGACTTTTATCAGAATGGAGGTAGCCAGGCCATTATTGTACGTATTGTAAATGATGCAGACACTGCTCAGTTTGTGTTGCCCGCAGGCGCGGAAGCGCTTACCCTGGTGGCCACCAGCCCGGGCAGCTGGGCCAATCAGTTGCTGGTATCAGTAAATTATAATACCCAGGACCCTACAGCGCCTGTTCTTTCACCACCGGCCCCGCCTGCTGCCAATCTCTTCAACCTGGTGATCTATGAACGCGATGAAACAACGCAACAGGTACAGAAAATTGAAGAATACCTACGGGTGTCGTTGTTGCCGGAATCACCCCGGTTCCTGCCACGGGTATTGCAGCAAAATTCAACGGTCTTAAATGTACGCACCGCAAGCGATGGTACCTGGGAACTGCCGGTAAACCGCCCGGATGAAACAACAGACCCGGTTGAAGTGGACACACCGGTTACTGATGGCGATGCGCTTACCGTAAATGAATACCTGGGCGATGGTGCTGACAACCCCGGACTTGACGCCTTTTTAAAAACGGACCTGTTTAACCTGTTATCCATTCCGCCACCGGTAAGAGGTCAGGATACCAATGCGGCTGTGTATACAAGAGCGCTGGATATCTGTGTAAAAAAACGAGCCATTTTATTGGTAGACCCGCCGGTGGCATGGGGCAGTAACAGCAATAATGCGGTCAGCAATCCTATTGGAGGTCTGAACAGCTTAGGAATATCCGGTAGTGTTGCCAGAAATGCTGCACTGTATTACCCGTTGGTTTACAAAGCTGATCCTTTAAGGGAAAATCAAACCGATCTGTTTGTGCCCAGCGGGATCATTGCCGGACTTATTGCGGCTACTGATACTAACCGGGGCGTCTGGAAATCACCTGCAGGCGTAGACCTTGGATTATCCGGTGTACAGGCATTACAGGTCAGTTTGTCGGATGATGAGAACGGGCAGCTGAATCCGCTGGGGATCAATTGCCTTCGTTCCTTCCCGGTGATCGGCCGTGTGGTCTGGGGCGCACGCACCATGCGGGGCGCTGATCAGCTGGCGGATGAATATAAATATTTAGCGGTCAGGAGAACAGCGCTGTATATAGAGGAATCTTTATACCGCGGTACCAAGTGGGTGGTATTTGAGCCCAATGATGAACCGTTATGGGCGCAGATCCGTCTAAATGTAGGTGCGTTTATGCACAACCTTTTCCGGCAGGGCGCTTTCCAGGGTAAAACACCAAAAGATGCTTACCTGGTAAAATGCGACAGCGAAACCACCACGCAAAATGATATTAATATGGGCGTGGTAAATATTCTTGTTGCATTTGCACCGCTGAAACCTGCGGAATTCGTCATCATAAAAATTCAGCAGCTGGCTGGTCAAATTGATATTTAAAATTCTATAACTATGGCACAATTCACAGTAAACACACAGCGTTTTGATCCTTATAAAAACTTTAAATTCCGGGTGAAATGGGATGGCCGCTATGTAGCCGGCGTAAGCAAAGTGGGCGCTTTAAAAAAGACCACCGAAGTGGTAAAGCACCGGGAGGGAGGCGATCCGAGCAGTAGCCGTAAGAGCCCCGGCAAAACGGAGTACGAGGCCATTACCCTGGAAAGAGGAGTAACACATGATACGGAATTTGAAAAATGGGCCAATAAGGTATGGAATTACGGAGCGGGCCTTGGTGCAGAAACATCGCTTAAAGATTTCCGGAAGGATATTATTATAGAACTGTATAACGAGGCGGGCCAATTGGTAATTGCCTATAAGATTTATCGTTGCTGGGTTTCGGAGTTTCAGGCCATGCCCGACCTGGATGCCAATGCCAATGCTGTGGCGATACAAAATATTAAACTTGAAAACGAAGGCTGGGAGCGGGATTATACAGTTGTAGAACCGGCTGAACCTTCCTTTACGGAACCTTCCTGATGCTTAAATGGAACTGCTGTCAACCCCCCGGTTATTAAATTTGTGGGAAACCTGCTTGCCGCTTTCCCCTGTCCGGCGTTCCAGGCTCCTGCTGACTGTTGCATTCCCAAACGATGACATCGGCGGCTTAAGCGTGGGCCAGTGCAACGGACGGCTGTTACGGTTACGGCAACAATTGTTTGGTAACCGGCTTCCCTCACTGGCCAGGTGCCCCGCCTGTTCACAGACAGCGGAATGGGAACAGGATCTGCTCAATTTTCAACTGGAAACAGTATTGGGAAATAAAACTGCCGAACAACGGGATATAACGCTTGATGAGTATACAGTTCATTTCCGGTTGCCTGGTATCGCAGATATGGAAGTGTTGGAAACCATTATAGCTGCCGGAGAAAAACAGCAACACCTGCTCAAACAATGCGTGCTCAATGCGTATAAAAAAGAGGAAGTCTGCCCGGTAAATGAGTTGCCCCAAACAGTTATACAGGAAATGGAAGCGCAAATGGCAGCAACAGACCCACTGGCTGATATAAGGGTCTTATTGAGCTGCCCAGCCTGCTCCAATTCCTGGGAGGCTGTTTTTGATATCCAGTCGTATTTATGGAAAGAACTGAACGCCTGGGCCCGTAGTCTTTTTAAAGAAATTTATACACTGGCAAAATATTTTGGCTGGGGGGAAACAGAGATCCTGGAAATGAGCCATCAGCGGCGACGGCTCTATCTTAAAATGATATGGGGATGAGCGGTTTTTTAAGCAGACTGGCAGGTGCGTCAAGCAGCAACAGCAAGGTAGAGCCACGGTTGGCTACTGCTTTTGAAAGCCCGGCAGCTGCAGCTTTCGGAGAAGTGCAAACGGTTTATGAGCAATCACCCGATCCTGTCAAAAGGCAGATGGGAACTGATGCTTTTGAACAACCAGCCATTCCGCTAACTGAAAATGTTTCTGTTAAAGAATCTCTTTTTGCAGAGTTACTGCCTGGTACGGTTACAGCTCCTGTAATCAACACTGAAACCGGGCCACAAGGGAATGTGCTACATCCGGAGGCTAAGGGAACAATCTTACAACCCATCAATATAAAAAAGGAGGAGCCTGTAATGCCGGTGATTTTTTCAGGCGTATTGAAAAGTGAAGCTGAAACGTCCGGATCATTGTCGCCGGTTGACAATAATAAAGCGCCTTTCAATTTTCCGGAGACCGGTAAAGAGGCATTTGTGGCCGGCACCGGTGATCAACAGAGCAGGTATGCGACCATCCGGCCAAAACAAACTTTTACAGCCTTCAGTCTGAATAATACATTCAATGCATTCCTGTCATCTGGAGGGGGCACTGAAATTAACAATTATTCAGAAAGTGCTGCTCCTGCGCAGCCTGTTATCAAAATAAATATTGGCCATATTGATATAAAAGCCGTTGCACAAACGCCTTCTGTACGGGAAGCAAGAAAACAGACCCCGGGTATATCACTGGATGATCTTTTGAAGAAGAAAAATAAGTAAGTATTATGAGCTCGGCCCTGGCCATTGCGGGAATAACACAGGTTCTTAAGGACCTGCTGAATGACGGTATTATTAATAATATTACCACAGCTACCGGCACAACGGTTACTGTTACCGCGCTTCCGCCGGACAAAATAGAAGATGCCGGTGAGCAAACCCAGCTGAACCTTTATATGTATCAGGCCACGGTGAACCAGGGATGGCGCAATGAAGGATTACCTGTTTTTACCCCGCGCGGGGACCGGGTCAGTAACCCGCCATTGGCGCTGGATCTGCACTATCTTTTATCTGCCTACACCGGAGGCGCAGAACTGCATACGGAAATATTACTGGGCTATGGAATGCAGCTTTTGCATGAGAACCCGGTTTTAACAAGGGATGCGATTAACAAATCATTAAGTCCGCCGGATCATGTAGACCTGGACGGGCTGCCACCGGTACTGAGAGCACTGGCAACAACGGGGCTTGCAGATCAGGTGGAACAAATAACGATCACGCCTGAAGTATTAAATGCAGATGAGATTTCCAAGCTCTGGACAGCCTTCACTACAAAATACAGACCTACAGCCGCGTATAAGGTAACCGTAGTGCTGATCCAAAGCGTAAAAAGCACCCGCAAGGCGCCGCCTGTTCAGAGCAGGAATATTTATGTGATTCCCTTTAATGAACCGGTTGTTGAGGAAATAGAACCGGTTCCGGCTACAGGAGAACCGTCATTACCGCAGCAATTGGTTTTTTCAGAGTCAGATCTTATCCTGAAAGGAAAACGGCTTTGGAACGATACGGTAATGATCAATATCAGTGGCATTCAGTTTCCCGTTATGGGAATGGGAGTAACAGGCACCACTATTCAACTTAAGTTGCCCGAAGGATTAAAAGCAGGTTTGCAAAGCTTACAGGTCATACACCCCGTGGCAATGGGTACCCCGCCTGCTGCTCATAATGGAGTTTGCTCAAAAGTACAGGCATTTATTTTATCGCCTCTGGTTATTGACAACCCGATAGCTACCGGTACCGCGCCAGAAGGAAAATTTAAGGGGAGCATCAAAGTAAAAATAAAACCAATGGTTACGGCCCGGCAGGAGGTGCAGCTGATCTTAAATGGACTGCCACCTGCTACCGGCGCATATACGTTCTCATATGTTGCTGCAGATAAAAACGGACCGCCGGTAGATGAACTAACAATCCCTGTGTCCAATGTTGCCCCGGGTACTTACCTGGTACGCGTTCAGGTAGACGGAGCCGAGAGCCCGCTGGAAACGGATAATAGCACAAAAACATACAACAGTCCTGCAATAACAATCACATAATGGATCCCTCAATTCAGGAATGGAGCTCAGTAAACCAGCAATTTCTTGCGGCAATGGTTGCCATTGTCCGCAAGCGGCTGGAGGTTTACGATCAAAACGGTAACGCCGATGCGGAAAGGAAGCAGGAAGCAGCGCTGCTGCCGCTCCAAAAAAAAGCAGCTGTTCTTCTGAACGGGATGACAATACCTGCTGCGCTGAACAGGCTGGGAGATACGTTCGGGCTGTCGGAATTTGAAAAAAATGTGCTGCTGTTATGTGCAGGAGTAGAACTGGATCCGGAATTTGGTGGCCTGGTTTCAAAGATCCAGGGTGGGGGAGTATATCCTACTTTCGGCCTGGCACTTGCGGTACTGCCGGATGCGCATTGGAGTGCTGTTGTACCCGGCGGATCGCTGCGGTACTGGCGGTTTATAGAGCTGACAGGGCACTTACCTGTAACAAAAGCACCTTTAAAAATTGATGAGCATATCCTTCATTACCTGGCAGGTATTTACCAGGTAGATGAGCGCCTGCTGACTTTTGTACAGCCGTTCCGGACTGCGCAGGATATGGTTCCCTCACATGCTGCGCTGTGTGATCTGATTTTAAATAACCTTACAGCCGCAGCACCGGATAACAGGCTGCCTGTCCTTCAACTGGGAGGAGCCTATGATTCGGATAAAAAAGAGATGGCTGCGCAATTGTGCAGGCAACTGGGCGTGCAGCCTTACAGCGCTTCTTTATACGCACTGCCTTCAGGGTATACAGAGATCGAAGATTTTGCAAGGCTCTGGAACCGCGAATCTGCCCTTAAATTGTATGCCCTTATTATAGATGCCACCAATCTGGATCCTTCAGACAAACACCGGGAGCAGATCCTGAATCAATACATTGTGGCTGTTCAGAGCCCACTGATAATCCTGGGTGGCAAAACGATTAATAACCGGGTACATTCCGGCCGGTTTTTTGAAATTCCCAAACCACTGGCAGAAGAACAATATCATTTATGGAAAAAGCACCTGAACGGTTCAGTTGCCCTGCCTGATCAGGAGCTGAGACGCCTGGTGTCCCAATTCGACTTTAATGCAAAGACCATAGAGCAGACAGTAACCGGCTTTACCGCTATTCCTGTAAACGGAAAAGATAACCGGCTATGGCATGCCTGTTGCCACCAGGTTCGCCCGGAAATTGAAGAACTGGCCCAACGGATCCCTCCTCTGGCGGAAATGGACGATCTGATATTACCGGAATCACAAAAGGAACGTTTGCGGGAATTGATTTTACAGGTAAAACATCGTTCAAAGGTATATGATGAATGGGGCTTTGGCCGCAACAGTAACCGGGGACTGGGTATTACCGCCCTCTTTGCAGGAGAGAGCGGAACCGGAAAAACCATGGCATCAGAAGTGATCGCAAAAGCACTGGATCTGGATCTGTACCGGGTAGACCTGAGCCAGGTGGTTAATAAATACATTGGCGAAACCGAAAAAAACCTGAAAAAGATATTTGATGCTGCGGAGCAGGGAGGAGCGGTGCTCTTGTTTGATGAAGCTGATGCGTTATTTGGAAAAAGAAGCGAAGTAAAAGACAGCCATGACAGGTATGCCAACGTGGAAGTAAGCTATTTACTGCAACGCATGGAAGCCTATAAAGGATTGGCGATACTGACCACGAATATGAAGCAGGCTATGGACAGGGCCCTGATGAGAAGGATCCGATTTGTTGTTCAGTTTCCTTTTCCCGGAGCAGAACAGCGTGCCGCAATATGGAAGCGGGTTTTTCCCCGGGAGACCCCCATAGCTAGCCTGGATATTTCAAAGCTGGCTCGTTTAAATATAGCAGGCGGCAGCATTAAAAATGTAGCCATGAACGCAGCCTTTATAGCCGCGGAAACAGGCGGGCCGGTAACCATGATGCATATACAGCGGGCACTCCGGGGTGAATATGAAAAAATGGAAAAGCCATTAAGTCATGCAGAAATCAACCAGCTGCAATGAAATGTTCCAAAGAGCCTGGGCCTGACAAAGACTACCTCTTGTCTATATTTCGTCAAGCTGTTAATGACAAGTATCTTATTGTATTGAAAGCCAATAATATACAAGATCGTCGTCTTGACCGAGTTCGGAGAACGAGCGGAGAGATCTCTATAACAGATGAGATCCCCCGGCTTTTTCCCGCTATCGCGGTATGCGCTGCCAATGACAAGTTGCCTTATACATTGAAGATCAATCACACTTATCGTCATGCTGAGCGAAGCGCAGCGTAGTCGAAGTATCGCTGTAATATAGAAGTGTTCGATGATTGAGAGATCCTTCGGCTCCATCCCGAGGGCTTTCGGGATTGCGTTGCCAATGACAGATGATTGTTTTGAAAATCAATCCTTCTTATTGTCATGCCGTTCCGATAGTTCGGAATTGTTTCGGCATCTATCTATCGTTCCCCTGGACCCTAAACAGGAGTAGACCCTGAAATACCTCGAACATTTGGGGCAGGGTGACCATAAGCGTATTTGTCATCTTCTCATAGATTCAGGATGACGATAGGAAGATTTGTCATTGCCACATTGTTTTGTAACAAAAATAAAAAACTCAGCGTGACAGATACTTTTATCATTTTAAAGAACTTAAAAATGTTTTTGTTTAAACTTAACAGGACAGGCATTTTTGGGTTATCCTCGTAAAAAAGATACAAATGAATCCCGGTTTTGAGATCAATATAGACGCGATAACCCTGGAAGGCTTTGCACCGCAGGATCGCAGAAAAATAAAGGAAGCGGTAGAGCAATCTCTTATACAGTTGTTTACAATGCCCAGCACGGATTGGATTGCCGCAGCCGGTTTTTTTGATAAAATGGATGGCGGCTGCTTCCAGGCAGGCGATGGTAATAACCCCCATCAGTTGGGCGCACAAATTGCCCGGTCTGTGTACAGCGCTATTACAGGGGCGGGCAACAAGTGAAAACCGGAGGTGGTTTCATAGTTCATGGTCGATAGCTCATAGCTCAAGGTCTGTTATCTAACATTTATTATCTAATATCTAACGTCTCAATTCCGGATCCTGGTATAACGGATATACTGCAACTGATAGCTGATGACTGATTCCGATACGCTTTCATACACCCGCCGGCGTTTAACCGGTCCGATATTATAAACATATGTCTTCATTTCCCGGTACTCCGAAATTAATAAAGGGAGGGCTGGTGCTGCTAAATGCCACCACCTCTGCAATTGAAAGAATTATAACCCTGCAATACAATCCTGATGCCCTTTCGCGTACATTACAGGCGCAAACGGTTAGTGAAGACGGGCATAACCGCTCCCAGCCACTACGGCTGAAAGGGCCTCCTGTTGAAACCCTGAAGCTGGATGCGGAAATTGATGCAACAGATCAGATGGAAGTGGCAGATCCGCTTACCAGCGCAACCGGCATCCACACACAACTGGCGGCGTTGGAAACGATCGTTTATCCCACCAGTCAGCAGCTGATCTCCAATAATAATCTTGCAGCGAACGGTACCCTGGAAATTGTTCCGATGGAAACCCCGTTGATCTTATTCATCTGGAATAAAAACCGCATTTTACCGGTACGCATTACAGAGTTCAGTATTAATGAAGAGGCTTTTGATCCGCTGCTGAACCCGATCAGGGCTAAAGTGAGCCTGGGTTTAAGAGTGTTAAATGTAGATGATCTCGGGTTTGCCCACAAAGGCGCCAGTCTTTATATGGCCTATCAGATCAATAAAGAAAAAATGGCACAACAGGCAAAATCGGGCACATTAAATAACCTGGGCATAAATGCAATACCATGACCCATCCGTTACAGGTATTATTACAGGGCAGCAACCAGCCGGTGAATTCCCTGCCTCCCAACAGCCGGTATTATCCGGTTGCTACGGCATCATTGGAAAAGGAAGACGGCACAGAAGTGAATTATCTGAAACGGCGCCTGATACCGCCGGTGGATAGTTTCCGGACGGACCAGCTCTATATTGTAAAACAGGCAGACCGCCCGGATAATCTGGCGGCGGTATTTATCGGGGATCCTGAGCAGTTCTGGCAACTGGCCGATGGCAATAATAATATTGCTCCGGAAGCATTGACAGCCGAGCCGGGTTCGGTATTGAAAATAACAAAACGAATACAGACACCCATTTATTAATGCTGCTCTTTGTTGTCATGCTGAATCCTAACAAAAATATTTTGCGTTCTTTAGAATGATCAGAAGTGCTGTTGTGCTGAGTCCGAAGCCTGCCCTGGCCCTACCAACTTTCCGGCCCGTTCAGGCGGGCATGATTACATTGTAAAAACTGCCCTTCGTCAGGCTGCTAATGACAGATGTGTTATTGTTTTGAAAATCAATCTTTCTTTTTGTCATGCCGTTCCGATAGTCCGGAATTGTTTCGGCATCTATTTATCGCTCACCTGGGCCCTGAAACAAAAACAGATCCCGGAACAGGTCGGGATGACATCTTCAGGGTGACCCGTAAAAATGATTGTCATTGCCGCATCCGAACTTTCGGATGATTTTGTTTTTACAAATGGAAAAACCCAGGATGACGGTTCTTATGCCTCGGTTCACATGCGCCGGTTCGTGTCCTCAAGAAACGGAAAAGAAGTCACTATTGATTATTGACCCAATCCTACCATGTTAAAAGGAAAAATAAGTATTGCCATATTCATTGGTACTCCCGTTCCGGTGCCTGTACCGAACCCGGTCATTGAAGCGCTTTCCAGCGTGGAAGTGAATACGGATACAGGCTCTGCGAGTGGTTTTCAGCTGGTGTTTAACTTCGATTCTAAATCTCCTTTGAACACTTTGCTCCTGCTGGTGGGACAAACAGGCCCTTTTGTCAGGGTCATTATACAGGCAACAATAAATGGTACGGATTCGGTGCTGATGGACGGCATGATCACGAATCATCAGCTAACCCCTAATGTGCAAACCGGTGAGTCTGTGTTTACCATTTCGGGCCGTGACCTGACCTCGGTAATGGATTATATTGATTTTTCAGGATTGCCCTATCCCTGTATGCCGCCCGAGACCCGCGTCCTGCTGATACTGGCCAAGTATGCGGTGTTTGGGATCATACCGATGGTGATCCCCAGCATTTTTCCGGATATACCGATCGTAACAGAGCAGATACCATCACAACAGGGAAAAGATCTCGAATATATCACGCAACTGGCTACTGAGAACGGGTATGTCTTTTATATAGAGCCCGGCCCCGTGGTAGGCACCAATGTGGCTTACTGGGGGCCGGAACTGAAAGTGGGTGTTCCGCAAAAAGCGCTGAACATAAACATGGATGCATATACCAATATTACCAGTTTGAATTTCAGCTTTGATGACAGCAATAAAAGTATGCCCATTGTTTATATACAGAACCAGCAGACAAGGGCGCCCATTCCTGTTCCCATACCGGATATCAATCCCCTGCAGCCACCACTGGGCTTAATTCCGCCCA
This window encodes:
- a CDS encoding phage tail sheath family protein — encoded protein: MPVQTTYPGVYIEEIPSGVRTITGVATSITAFIGRALKGPVNVPVTINNFSDFTRQFGGLWVDSTMSYAVQDFYQNGGSQAIIVRIVNDADTAQFVLPAGAEALTLVATSPGSWANQLLVSVNYNTQDPTAPVLSPPAPPAANLFNLVIYERDETTQQVQKIEEYLRVSLLPESPRFLPRVLQQNSTVLNVRTASDGTWELPVNRPDETTDPVEVDTPVTDGDALTVNEYLGDGADNPGLDAFLKTDLFNLLSIPPPVRGQDTNAAVYTRALDICVKKRAILLVDPPVAWGSNSNNAVSNPIGGLNSLGISGSVARNAALYYPLVYKADPLRENQTDLFVPSGIIAGLIAATDTNRGVWKSPAGVDLGLSGVQALQVSLSDDENGQLNPLGINCLRSFPVIGRVVWGARTMRGADQLADEYKYLAVRRTALYIEESLYRGTKWVVFEPNDEPLWAQIRLNVGAFMHNLFRQGAFQGKTPKDAYLVKCDSETTTQNDINMGVVNILVAFAPLKPAEFVIIKIQQLAGQIDI
- a CDS encoding phage tail protein gives rise to the protein MAQFTVNTQRFDPYKNFKFRVKWDGRYVAGVSKVGALKKTTEVVKHREGGDPSSSRKSPGKTEYEAITLERGVTHDTEFEKWANKVWNYGAGLGAETSLKDFRKDIIIELYNEAGQLVIAYKIYRCWVSEFQAMPDLDANANAVAIQNIKLENEGWERDYTVVEPAEPSFTEPS
- a CDS encoding T4 family baseplate hub assembly chaperone gives rise to the protein MWETCLPLSPVRRSRLLLTVAFPNDDIGGLSVGQCNGRLLRLRQQLFGNRLPSLARCPACSQTAEWEQDLLNFQLETVLGNKTAEQRDITLDEYTVHFRLPGIADMEVLETIIAAGEKQQHLLKQCVLNAYKKEEVCPVNELPQTVIQEMEAQMAATDPLADIRVLLSCPACSNSWEAVFDIQSYLWKELNAWARSLFKEIYTLAKYFGWGETEILEMSHQRRRLYLKMIWG
- a CDS encoding DUF4255 domain-containing protein, which gives rise to MSSALAIAGITQVLKDLLNDGIINNITTATGTTVTVTALPPDKIEDAGEQTQLNLYMYQATVNQGWRNEGLPVFTPRGDRVSNPPLALDLHYLLSAYTGGAELHTEILLGYGMQLLHENPVLTRDAINKSLSPPDHVDLDGLPPVLRALATTGLADQVEQITITPEVLNADEISKLWTAFTTKYRPTAAYKVTVVLIQSVKSTRKAPPVQSRNIYVIPFNEPVVEEIEPVPATGEPSLPQQLVFSESDLILKGKRLWNDTVMINISGIQFPVMGMGVTGTTIQLKLPEGLKAGLQSLQVIHPVAMGTPPAAHNGVCSKVQAFILSPLVIDNPIATGTAPEGKFKGSIKVKIKPMVTARQEVQLILNGLPPATGAYTFSYVAADKNGPPVDELTIPVSNVAPGTYLVRVQVDGAESPLETDNSTKTYNSPAITIT
- a CDS encoding ATP-binding protein; protein product: MDPSIQEWSSVNQQFLAAMVAIVRKRLEVYDQNGNADAERKQEAALLPLQKKAAVLLNGMTIPAALNRLGDTFGLSEFEKNVLLLCAGVELDPEFGGLVSKIQGGGVYPTFGLALAVLPDAHWSAVVPGGSLRYWRFIELTGHLPVTKAPLKIDEHILHYLAGIYQVDERLLTFVQPFRTAQDMVPSHAALCDLILNNLTAAAPDNRLPVLQLGGAYDSDKKEMAAQLCRQLGVQPYSASLYALPSGYTEIEDFARLWNRESALKLYALIIDATNLDPSDKHREQILNQYIVAVQSPLIILGGKTINNRVHSGRFFEIPKPLAEEQYHLWKKHLNGSVALPDQELRRLVSQFDFNAKTIEQTVTGFTAIPVNGKDNRLWHACCHQVRPEIEELAQRIPPLAEMDDLILPESQKERLRELILQVKHRSKVYDEWGFGRNSNRGLGITALFAGESGTGKTMASEVIAKALDLDLYRVDLSQVVNKYIGETEKNLKKIFDAAEQGGAVLLFDEADALFGKRSEVKDSHDRYANVEVSYLLQRMEAYKGLAILTTNMKQAMDRALMRRIRFVVQFPFPGAEQRAAIWKRVFPRETPIASLDISKLARLNIAGGSIKNVAMNAAFIAAETGGPVTMMHIQRALRGEYEKMEKPLSHAEINQLQ
- a CDS encoding CIS tube protein, with amino-acid sequence MSSFPGTPKLIKGGLVLLNATTSAIERIITLQYNPDALSRTLQAQTVSEDGHNRSQPLRLKGPPVETLKLDAEIDATDQMEVADPLTSATGIHTQLAALETIVYPTSQQLISNNNLAANGTLEIVPMETPLILFIWNKNRILPVRITEFSINEEAFDPLLNPIRAKVSLGLRVLNVDDLGFAHKGASLYMAYQINKEKMAQQAKSGTLNNLGINAIP